A window from Ostrinia nubilalis chromosome 13, ilOstNubi1.1, whole genome shotgun sequence encodes these proteins:
- the LOC135077455 gene encoding mitochondrial carrier homolog 2-like, with protein MDEIEKEKIAALPSQLLVTTICHPMEYAKVLIQLGYEPMAPRRSTTLFGRPAMILPNVFQYIKYIKTQDGFFGCYRGLSARVLGLIASSQLSAKAIHACGIDLPEITDPPNIVNDEEPKVEDYIKLGRRDLIMHAASVIVSYPFHVVSVRMMASFIGKEEEYSSLIGAIVSIYRDDGIRGFFHGIIPKLLGDLTCVAATAVMAYYVNKYLVKTKDLRYYTVPLLTFVTSTITYPLVVVSTCMAVAGCSLKAGNPPLMPVYPSWQTCWRDLLRNKQHKRGSSLIFRYYIAPIAVLQ; from the coding sequence ATGGACGAAATTGAAAAGGAGAAAATAGCGGCTCTTCCGTCACAATTACTTGTAACGACAATATGCCATCCTATGGAATATGCGAAGGTTCTCATACAGCTCGGGTACGAGCCTATGGCACCGCGCCGCTCAACAACTCTTTTCGGCCGTCCTGCCATGATATTACCTAACGTTTTCCAATATATCAAGTACATCAAGACCCAAGATGGATTTTTCGGGTGCTACAGAGGCCTTTCCGCGCGAGTACTTGGACTGATCGCGTCTAGTCAACTTTCTGCGAAAGCGATCCACGCTTGTGGAATTGACCTACCCGAAATCACTGATCCTCCCAATATTGTCAATGATGAAGAACCCAAAGTGGAGGATTACATCAAGCTCGGACGTCGAGACCTGATAATGCACGCTGCTTCAGTTATCGTATCCTACCCATTCCATGTGGTGTCAGTCAGAATGATGGCATCTTTCATCGGGAAAGAAGAGGAGTACAGCTCGTTAATTGGTGCTATTGTATCGATCTACAGAGATGACGGCATACGTGGATTCTTCCATGGGATTATTCCTAAATTACTTGGAGATTTGACATGTGTAGCCGCGACCGCAGTCATGGCATACTATGTAAACAAATATCTAGTGAAAACTAAGGACCTGAGATACTACACAGTCCCTCTCCTGACATTTGTGACCAGTACAATAACCTATCCATTGGTTGTTGTATCAACCTGCATGGCTGTAGCTGGCTGCAGCTTGAAGGCTGGCAATCCACCGCTGATGCCGGTGTACCCGTCTTGGCAAACTTGCTGGAGAGACTTGTTGAGGAACAAACAACACAAGCGAGGCTCATCCCTAATCTTTAGGTACTACATTGCTCCTATTGCAGTCTTGCAATAA
- the LOC135077431 gene encoding axotactin produces MVAMSQRRRIKLIILLIFYGTADVRSSLPVDLASEEKVQPPTTLSLTSTSSAATTVNISTSTYATVIPPIPPSNRDRFLTFAESGYYQTFMFAKDNTFIQLDGDIIQRFQLRLCREISFKFRTRLPHGLLVYHNVKNPVFKMQPYALYVIVEKGELKVVHVFGKHLTSVTVGRALNRDQWHNVVVTIDVHGARLIAKVDHLKEEVYLKGLSFDTNYGITDNLTSVILIGGLSSEEKLHGVKYIIESFVGCISDMVLSSGKAASDLLPIVPLIATKHENVKEGCIDKCRTMENLCFEGSRCINEYNGYRCDCFGTLYEEQLCDVYTATVLTLRGSSYVSYRVYDWKDRVHSTNTRVSLHFKTRFDDSALFYASGQIDDKHHYIALSIHDEKVAIQIDLGDGPVEDYIGEKVNNNRWHNITVILQEKTVNVYLDDVTQTYEVPGDTRYVCIDPEIYICGGPDLHKMKGLKSFNNFAGNLKYVYYNDVSILYELKQNNTKVHYIGVLDAEFEEIDIEVIPITYPFATSHIWWPLNQSNSINLIFDFKTSKNMAVLAYSQITSGQGYWEVRMIKEEIRFELVPDVGKNVTVLKSVKFNVSNDWHNVELDYRKGRIKLTVDHHNKHAQMFGLDFQLQDKIVIGSGLKSANLGLIGCMRNIKINGLLIEPRFVINTERVVGEVAIDDCRYVDPCTRPNTCEHGGVCSVSMDRVICNCDNTGYIGENCHFATFRKTCEELALLGYTRNDVYLIDIDGNGRFPPAHVKCEFQIEADSSTTVVEHNLPSQVDVRSASGEDFSFKIKYREFTAEMLQELISHSLYCRQYIKYDCNMAPLELHSATWFISSSNDTVDFLGKVKRGYCPCGVNGTCVNPTQSCNCDANENKWHSDEGVLVDPKSLGITEMFFLQQKDLTEEAQGRITLGPLECVETNTQRYVVTFTTSQSYIEVPGWRKGDIAFSFRTTGTSAILLFQPPIRPNYPSFMVALTSEHELTFNFTLNTGTTRKLVINSKRKLNGGEWHKIWIDYNFYHVRFMLNTERKMLNLLQEEEFGPFEGSMFIGGATAEHLKKSAVHQGLIGCFRGLVVNGEILDIYSYMSVHLSEIIKDCKPSCVPNPCQNKAICKELWSSYECICKNPWAHLGNHCEENINSKALTFQTQESYLKKNYLVDNTTEAEKQRLKKMMTENVLMNLRTYDDNSIVLYANDNLNNFIHLFIHNGTQIIYLFNHEDEIVEMNVTYKKINKGESVQIAIIRTENTTTLHVNDQNTTINKVPKLLTNYTNTPWINPDLEVIRPQRPPAPPTDYFQMNLGGFDPLSLQLVQRANLLPQGGYVGCVRGFKIADHVVDLSRKAQQEVDQGQGVLAECNMKCDSEPCKNGGICTEDFTNHESSCDCELTSYFGEYCMEEKGAEFNGESILQRNFALPGPISKVKIKLAFSSNDLRQKNTVLLLVQTENKRSYYLLVAITQDGYLKFEEDREESAYGAEVKNRNFLNGARHTVYYTRIGQEAKLLIDKIEVPLEKLPPQGLWEVNDVGSNEVQIGGLNTTDPRLIIYKGYNGCLSNIFVEINDYIMKPLEEYMLFTDGSDSEKVNAVNAQGVRSAQCSADFDEAWPQHDQLGSTHNGSFLISVDKTWVEDPPSRIPYDSLYQQPDTEEENTDKFFIALIVIFLLGLCYCGSHMWRTHKAHKLRLEKETDENIMRNKEKAIKLQEPSVSFLQLNKDEGEANKDGEKKSNGVTIDVIPTVVVEMANEDKPLIRRGSLRFRDLVDKEVSFEPLEEKDEMEHEDEENNHKVQDEETDEEDEDDDEVDEVEPDKFNSIAHRITRDPNLGPPTSTNTTQLPYKIDEDGSNELLTSSA; encoded by the exons ATGGTAGCAATGTcgcaaagaagaagaataaagtTGATCATACTTTTAATATTCTATGGAACAGCTGATGTTAGAAGCAGTTTGCCGGTGGATTTGGCTTCTGAAGAAAAAG TTCAGCCCCCAACGACACTATCTCTCACTTCCACGTCATCAGCAGCCACCACCGTCAACATTTCAACGTCAACTTACGCCACCGTCATCCCTCCGATACCTCCAAGCAATAGGGACAGGTTCCTGACCTTCGCGGAGTCTGGGTACTACCAGACCTTCATGTTTGCTAAGGACAATACGTTTATACAGCTGGATGGAGACATAATACAGAGGTTCCAACTCAG GTTGTGCAGAGAGATTTCTTTCAAGTTCCGCACGCGACTGCCTCACGGGTTGTTGGTCTACCACAACGTTAAGAATCCCGTCTTCAAGATGCAGCCTTATGCTCTGTACGTGATCGTGGAGAAAGGGGAACTTAAAG TGGTCCACGTATTTGGCAAGCACCTAACTTCAGTTACCGTAGGAAGGGCATTAAATAGAGACCAGTGGCATAACGTGGTGGTCACCATAGATGTCCACGGGGCACGGCTCATTGCTAAGGTCGACCACTTGAAAGAAGAAGTTTATCTAAAG GGATTAAGCTTCGACACAAATTACGGAATCACGGACAACCTAACATCGGTCATACTTATCGGAG GTCTTAGTTCAGAAGAAAAGCTGCACGGAGTGAAATACATAATAGAATCTTTCGTCGGTTGTATCAGCGACATGGTTCTAAGTTCTGGCAAGGCTGCATCAGACCTTCTCCCTATAGTACCCCTTATAGCTACGAAGCACGAAAATGTTAAAGAAGGCTGTATAGACAAGTGCAGGACTATGGAGAACCTTTGCTTCGAAGGGTCCAGATGTATCAATGAGTATAACGGGTACAGATGTGACTGCTTCGGGACCTTGTATGAGGAGCAGCTTTGCGATGTTTACA CCGCTACAGTGCTCACTTTACGAGGGTCCAGCTACGTGTCCTACCGCGTGTACGACTGGAAGGATCGAGTACATTCTACCAACACCAGAGTCAGCTTGCACTTTAAG ACCCGGTTCGATGACTCAGCTTTGTTTTACGCCAGCGGTCAGATTGACGACAAACACCATTACATTGCTTTATCCATTCACGACGAAAAAGTAGCCATCCAAATCGACTTAGGCGACGGGCCCGTAGAGGATTATATTGGCGAGAAAGTCAATAACAATCGATGGCATAACATCACAGTTATATTACAAGAGAAAACAGTGAACGTGTACCTGGACGATGTAACTCAGACTTACGAGGTCCCTGGAGACACCAGATACGTGTGTATCGACCCAGAGATCTACATATGCGGTGGGCCAGATCTCCACAAGATGAAAGGCTTGAAGTCGTTCAACAATTTCGCTGGCAACTTGAAATACGTTTATTACAACGACGTTTCTATCCTTTACGAGCTGAAGCAGAACAACACTAAAGTGCATTATATCGGCGTACTGGACGCGGAGTTCGAAGAGATTGATATAGAGGTGATACCGATCACATATCCTTTTGCGACGTCCCATATATGGTGGCCATTGAATCAGAGTAACAGCATCAACCTGATATTTGACTTTAAGACGAGTAAGAATATGGCTGTTTTGGCTTACAGTCAGATCACGTCGGGACAAGGCTATTGGGAG GTGCGCATGATAAAAGAAGAGATAAGGTTCGAGCTAGTCCCAGATGTGGGCAAGAATGTGACAGTGCTGAAGTCGGTCAAGTTCAACGTGAGCAACGACTGGCACAATGTAGAGCTGGACTACAGGAAGGGGCGCATCAAGCTTACCGTCGATCATCACAATAAACACGCGCAGATGTTTG GTCTGGATTTCCAGCTTCAAGATAAAATTGTTATTGGGAGTGGTCTCAAGTCCGCCAATCTAGGATTGATTGGATGCATGAGGAACATCAAGATAAACGGTCTTCTTATAGAACCGAG ATTCGTAATAAACACGGAGCGAGTGGTTGGTGAAGTTGCCATTGACGACTGTCGCTACGTGGACCCGTGCACGCGGCCCAACACCTGCGAGCACGGCGGCGTGTGCTCCGTCAGCATGGACCGCGTCATCTGCAACTGCGACAATACTG GCTACATTGGCGAGAACTGTCACTTCGCAACCTTCCGAAAGACTTGCGAAGAGCTAGCATTACTGGGCTACACGAGGAATGACGTCTACCTCATAGACATCGACGGCAACGGACGGTTCCCACCAGCCCATGTCAAATGCGAGTTCCAAATCGAAGCGGATTCCTCCACCACCGTCGTGGAACATAACCTGCCTAGCCAAGTT GACGTTCGTTCAGCATCCGGCGAGGACTTCAGCTTCAAAATCAAGTATCGGGAGTTCACAGCCGAGATGTTACAAGAGTTAATATCCCACTCCTTGTACTGCCGCCAGTACATCAAGTATGACTGCAACATGGCACCATTGGAACTGCACAGCGCTACTTGGTTCATATCCTCTTCGAACGATACCGTCGACTTTCTTGGCAAAGTGAAGAG AGGGTACTGTCCTTGTGGCGTGAACGGTACTTGCGTCAACCCTACACAGTCTTGCAACTGTGACGCAAATGAGAACAAGTGGCATTCTGACGAAGGGGTCCTGGTGGACCCCAAGAGTTTGGGAATTACGGAAATGTTCTTTCTGCAGCAGAAAGACTTGACGGAGGAGGCTCAAGGTCGGATCACGTTGGGGCCTTTGGAATGCGTTGAGACTA ATACTCAACGCTATGTAGTGACATTCACAACTTCGCAATCTTACATCGAAGTGCCAGGCTGGAGGAAGGGGGATATAGCTTTCAGTTTCAGAACTACTGGAACCAGTGCCATATTACTTTTTCAGCCACCTATAAGACCTAATTATCCATCCTTCATGGTCGCGTTAACTAGTG AACACGAACTAACCTTCAATTTCACTCTTAATACGGGGACTACcagaaagctagtaataaactCCAAAAGAAAACTGAACGGAGGCGAATGGCACAAGATCTGGATCGACTATAACTTCTACCACGTACGGTTTATGTTAAACACGGAACGAAAAATGTTAAATTTACTACAGGAAGAAGAGTTTGGGCCGTTTGAGGGCTCTATGTTTATTGGAGGAGCTACAGC GGAACATCTAAAAAAATCCGCCGTCCATCAAGGTCTCATCGGCTGCTTTAGAGGTTTAGTAGTAAACGGCGAAATTCTCGACATTTATAGCTACATGTCTGTCCATCTATCGGAAATTATTAAGGATTGTAAACCTTCTTGTGTACCAAATCCTTGTCAGAATAAGGCTATCTGTAAAGAACTGTGGTCCAGCTATGAATGTATTTGCAAGAATCCATGGGCACATTTAGGAAACCATTGTGAAGAAA ACATAAATAGCAAAGCATTAACATTCCAAACTCAGGAATCATATTTAAAGAAGAATTACTTGGTAGACAACACAACAGAAGCTGAAAAGCAAAGACTGAAGAAAATGATGACGGAGAATGTATTGATGAATTTGAGAACATACGATGATAACTCGATAGTATTGTATGCCAATGACAATCTCAACAACTTCATTCATCTCTTCATTCACAACGGCACTCAAATAATATACCTTTTCAATCACGAGGACGAAATTGTAGAAATGAATGTAACTtacaagaaaataaacaaaGGTGAAAGTGTACAGATAGCTATCATCAGAACTGAAAATACAACTACTCTACATGTTAACGATCAAAACACTACAATTAATAAAGTACCTAAACTTTTGACGAACTACACAAATACGCCTTGGATTAATCCTGATTTAG AGGTCATCCGTCCACAAAGACCGCCAGCGCCTCCAACTGACTACTTCCAAATGAATCTCGGTGGATTTGACCCTTTATCCCTCCAGTTGGTCCAACGAGCCAATCTGCTTCCTCAAGGGGGATACGTCGGCTGCGTTAGAGGTTTCAAAATAGCAGACCACGTTGTAGATCTCTCTAGAAAAGCACAACAGGAGGTGGATCAAGGTCAAG GCGTCTTAGCAGAATGCAACATGAAATGCGACTCAGAGCCTTGCAAGAATGGAGGCATCTGTACTGAAGACTTTACCAACCACGAAAGCAGTTGTGACTGCGAGCTTACCAGCTACTTTGGAGAATATTGCATGGAAGAAAAGGGAGCTGAATTTAATGGAGAAAGTATCTTGCAGAGAAACTTTGCTCTTCCTGGACCTATTTCTAAG GTCAAAATTAAATTGGCGTTTTCAAGTAACGATTTAAGACAGAAAAACACCGTGTTACTGTTAGTGCAAACTGAGAATAA GCGGAGTTATTACTTACTAGTGGCAATAACACAAGACGGCTACTTAAAGTTTGAAGAGGATCGCGAAGAATCGGCGTATGGAGCCGAAGTGAAAAATAGGAATTTCTTAAATG GTGCTAGACATACAGTTTACTATACAAGAATAGGTCAAGAAGCAAAACTTCTTATAGATAAAATAGAGGTTCCCTTAGAGAAATTACCACCTCAAGGTCTTTGGGAAGTGAACGACGTGGGGTCCAACGAGGTTCAGATAGGAGGCCTCAATACTACAGACCCGAGGCTGATCATCTACAAAGGGTACAATGGATGTCTGTCCA ACATCTTCGTAGAAATAAACGACTACATAATGAAGCCGCTAGAAGAATACATGCTGTTTACGGATGGCTCAGATTCTGAGAAGGTAAACGCTGTGAACGCGCAAGGGGTTCGCAGCGCACAGTGTTCAGCAGACTTCGATGAAGCCTGGCCGCAGCACGACCAGCTTGGCTCTACGCATAATGGGAGCTTTCTTATT AGTGTAGATAAAACCTGGGTCGAAGATCCCCCGTCCAGAATCCCTTACGACTCTCTGTACCAACAACCAGACACAGAAGAAGAAAACACTGACAAATTCTTCATAGCTCTCATAGTCATATTCCTTCTTGGACTATGCTATTGTGGTTcacat ATGTGGAGAACTCACAAAGCACACAAACTTCGCCTAGAAAAGGAAACAGATGAGAATATCATGAGAAACAAAGAGAAAGCAATCAAACTGCAAGAACCGAGTGTCTCATTTTTACAG CTAAACAAAGATGAAGGAGAGGCCAACAAAGATGGCGAAAAAAAGTCCAACGGTGTAACGATAGATGTTATACCGACAGTCGTGGTGGAAATGGCAAACGAGGACAAACCACTTATCAGGAGAGGGTCGTTGCGGTTCAGAG ATTTAGTAGATAAGGAAGTCTCCTTCGAACCTCTGGAGGAAAAAGATGAAATGGAACACGAAGATGAAGAGAATAACCACAAGGTACAAGACGAAGAAACTGATGAAGAAGATGAAGACGACGATGAGGTTGATGAAGTCGAGCCTGATAAATTTAACTCC ATCGCTCATCGCATAACAAGAGACCCAAACTTAGGACCACCTACATCAACAAATACGACACAACTGCCATATAAAATAGATGAAGACGGATCAAATGAATTGTTAACATCAAGTGCATGA